A single window of Osmia bicornis bicornis chromosome 14, iOsmBic2.1, whole genome shotgun sequence DNA harbors:
- the LOC123988453 gene encoding uncharacterized protein LOC123988453, which produces MIHPESTEQGFEMPMVKKYLPMYQSPELIEELKRHDRIRLIREREAREREIASSPGSISTCSRMEAPRTNRSIEKDIFPYQETQAYKNVLREFQRRTSRQEAYKKSDTIPLMHLSKKADKSKQVELLYPPKSRRRSDAVKKFAKRMIAPFKPVPCEKHKQKAVPRSTFKKKGETCDECSFDPEIFIEISSVCDCSEKTEKSDGSTSADETTDNESPR; this is translated from the exons ATGATCCATCCAGAATCAACGGAGCAAGGTTTTGAAATGCCTAtggtaaagaaatatttgcCAATGTATCAGAGTCCAGAATTGATCGAAGAATTGAAAAGACACGATCGAATAAGACTGATTCGAGAAAGAGAGGCTAGGGAACGTGAAATTGCAAGTTCACCAGGTTCAATTTCCACGTGTTCCAGAATGGAAGCTCCGAGGACCAATCGTAGCATT gaaaaagatatttttccTTATCAAGAGACTCAAGCTTACAAGAACGTGTTACGTGAATTTCAAAGAAGAACCTCTCGTCAAGAGGCCTATAAAAAATCAGATACCATACCTTTGATGCATTTATCTAAGAAAGCAGATAAAAGTAAACAGGTAGAACTACTATATCCACCTAAAAGTCGAAGAAGATCTGACGCTGTGAAAAAATTTGCTAAAAGAATGATTGCACCTTTCAAG CCAGTCCCGTGTGAAAAACACAAGCAAAAGGCTGTTCCTCGTTCgacgtttaaaaaaaagggTGAAACGTGTGATGAGTGTTCGTTCGATCCAGAAATTTTCATCGAGATATCATCTGTTTGCGATTGCAGCGAGAAGACAGAAAAATCTGATGGGTCTACATCCGCCGATGAAACGACAGATAACGAGTCACCACGATGA